A region of Mammaliicoccus sp. Dog046 DNA encodes the following proteins:
- a CDS encoding alpha-glucoside-specific PTS transporter subunit IIBC, producing MNAIKRFGSAMIVPVLLFAFFGIVVGFATLFKNPNIMGDIANEGTMWFKIWSLIEAGGWTIFNHMELAFVIGLPISLAKKAQGRATLAALMIYLVFNNFVNAILTLWPKTFGVDLSKGVENVTGVKEIAGIATLDTSIIGAIFISAIVIWIHNRFYDKKLPEMVGIFQGLPFVVMIGFFIMIPIAFIVCAVWPSVQNGIASLQGVMLHSGFVGVWLFHFLERILIPTGLHHFIYTPFEYGPAVVNGGLKPYWIEHLADFSNSKKSLKELYPYGFLLQGNIKIFGCLGIALAMYASTPKENKKKVLALVLPAGLTAIFAGITEPLEFTFLFIAPYLFLIHALLGATMVTIMYLFGVVGIQGGGAIEIAAINWIPLFQNHGNTYIAQFIIGIIFVAIYFFVFKFIIEKFNVPLPGRVSDDGEAKLFTKADYKAKKGSEADTRLDNNASEYDTKAIYYLEGLGGKDNIKDVTNCATRLRVTVKDASLVKDNAYFTENQMAHGVAKSGTNVQVIVGLSVPQVRDSFETMI from the coding sequence ATGAATGCAATTAAACGATTTGGCAGTGCCATGATAGTTCCAGTTTTGTTATTTGCGTTTTTTGGTATTGTTGTAGGATTTGCAACTTTATTTAAAAATCCAAATATCATGGGTGACATCGCAAATGAAGGGACGATGTGGTTTAAGATTTGGAGCTTAATCGAAGCGGGTGGTTGGACAATATTCAATCATATGGAATTAGCATTTGTAATTGGCTTACCAATTTCTTTGGCGAAAAAAGCACAAGGTAGAGCAACGTTAGCTGCTTTAATGATTTATCTTGTATTCAACAATTTCGTTAATGCGATATTAACACTTTGGCCGAAAACATTCGGCGTGGATTTATCTAAAGGTGTTGAAAATGTAACGGGCGTGAAAGAAATAGCGGGGATAGCGACGTTAGATACTAGTATCATTGGTGCCATTTTTATTTCAGCAATCGTGATTTGGATACATAATCGTTTCTACGATAAGAAATTACCTGAAATGGTAGGTATATTCCAAGGGTTACCATTCGTAGTTATGATAGGATTCTTTATTATGATCCCAATTGCATTTATTGTATGTGCGGTATGGCCATCTGTACAGAATGGTATCGCATCATTACAAGGTGTAATGTTGCATTCAGGATTTGTCGGTGTTTGGTTATTCCACTTCTTAGAAAGAATATTAATTCCAACTGGTTTGCATCACTTTATTTACACGCCGTTTGAGTACGGACCTGCAGTTGTAAATGGTGGATTAAAACCATACTGGATCGAACATTTAGCAGATTTCTCAAATTCTAAAAAATCATTGAAAGAGCTTTACCCATATGGATTCTTACTACAAGGTAATATTAAAATATTCGGTTGTTTAGGTATTGCATTAGCAATGTATGCATCTACACCTAAAGAAAATAAGAAAAAAGTATTAGCACTCGTGCTTCCAGCAGGTTTGACAGCTATTTTTGCAGGAATTACTGAACCATTAGAATTTACATTCTTATTTATTGCTCCATATTTATTCTTAATTCATGCGTTACTTGGAGCAACGATGGTAACAATTATGTATTTATTTGGTGTTGTTGGTATTCAAGGCGGTGGTGCAATTGAAATTGCAGCAATCAACTGGATTCCATTATTCCAAAACCATGGAAACACGTATATTGCGCAGTTTATTATCGGCATCATCTTTGTCGCAATTTACTTCTTTGTATTTAAGTTTATTATTGAGAAGTTTAACGTACCTTTACCAGGTAGAGTATCTGATGATGGTGAAGCAAAACTATTTACTAAAGCAGATTACAAAGCGAAAAAAGGTAGTGAAGCGGATACAAGATTAGATAACAATGCATCTGAATATGATACAAAAGCCATATACTATTTAGAAGGATTAGGTGGTAAAGATAATATCAAGGATGTAACGAATTGTGCGACTAGATTAAGAGTTACTGTGAAAGATGCAAGTCTTGTTAAAGACAATGCTTATTTCACTGAGAATCAAATGGCTCATGGTGTTGCGAAGAGTGGTACGAATGTCCAAGTAATTGTTGGCTTAAGTGTACCGCAAGTGAGAGATTCATTTGAAACAATGATTTAG